The Primulina eburnea isolate SZY01 chromosome 6, ASM2296580v1, whole genome shotgun sequence genome contains a region encoding:
- the LOC140834332 gene encoding uncharacterized protein isoform X1, with product MEQQGSISEFESDSSAKPSSSSSSPSLEDILKLLRGQTDSQRMAGLFLVTKFCNTGDQQHTILEIYRALDSNFLLRLLLTGMGKGTAAGRCDEANRDTYLRLSVTVLSAFARVSQIASTEQMLAKFPLFLEILSERSNSSIFEECYEFLLLVSTAHEDGAITLFKSGGMNVLASQMPTLQDGSHAMELAMRLVQLMISKLPGETVYVEHPHELSKMVTTIAKQFSVLHNALKFEALHLLSNILSSNYSVALHGVLQSMVVDNWSTYLRVGVVDVLQNRVAPEEKLQALILAESVISMIGEDWLIGPITLPAEKNSSRADLCIMLVLGSSRVEIAVLLNELAYLKYGDDKNSSTNAETFLVKLRNLGVAFALVERIIKLVAKFGESEESNSNSIITEGTFSKILGGLDETIGVILDYLQEAKEHGHKKGDDLLASVRVVGSYLAEAPDACREKVRQLLGYMLSIEGDDEPSSSYSICFLLPMLCQITMTSDGCKMVAFTGAFRPVFGHLISLIDSSSCKIEDDGTILLACDTIMNFLLKRKELHCSLDDPSYVKLLLALSHWTENMKDPSSIMMASTICALILDSTSEEALLQHTNFNIDNLISLSLLMKRSLATTDPVTSMVLRPFLLFGYPWDSNLQDLMVGDNNSEADLHEIIASCYSSWADRFPRIKGVVER from the exons ATGGAACAACAAGGTTCTATCTCCGAGTTTGAATCGGATTCTTCCGCAAAACCCTCTTCATCTTCGTCTTCTCCTTCGTTGGAAGATATCTTGAAGCTTTTGAGGGGTCAAACCGACTCTCAACGCATGGCTGGCCTCTTTTTGGTCACCAAATTCTGCAACACCGGCGACCAGCAGCATACCATCCTCGAAATATACCGCGCTCTGGACTCCAATTTTCTTCTCCGCCTTTTGCTCACAGGTATGGGAAAAGGGACTGCTGCCGGTCGATGTGATGAAGCTAATCGTGACACCTACTTGCGGTTGTCCGTAACCGTTCTCTCTGCCTTTGCTAGGGTTTCCCAGATTGCCTCTACTGAACAAATGCTGGCAAAATTTCCCCTCTTTTTGGAGATTTTATCAGAAAG ATCTAATTCATCTATCTTTGAAGAGTGCTATGAATTTCTATTATTAGTGTCTACTGCTCATGAAGATGGAGCCATAACCTTGTTTAAATCAGGAGGAATGAATGTTCTGGCTTCTCAAATGCCTACTTTACAAGATG GTTCTCATGCTATGGAGCTTGCGATGAGACTTGTGCAGTTGATGATCAGCAAGCTGCCTGGGGAAACAGTTTATGTTGAGCATCCACATGAGCTATCAAAAATG GTAACTACAATCGCAAAGCAATTTTCCGTACTGCACAATGCTTTAAAATTTGAGGCACTTCACCTCCTCTCTAATATTTTGTCATCAAATTATTCG GTTGCTCTTCACGGTGTACTTCAGTCCATGGTGGTAGATAACTGGTCAACTTACTTGCGTGTTGGTGTTGTGGATGTTTTGCAGAATCGAGTTG CTCCTGAAGAGAAGCTTCAGGCTCTTATTCTAGCCGAGAGTGTCATATCCATGATTGGTGAGGATTGGCTGATTGGACCGATTACCTTACCTGCTGAAAAAAACTCTTCTCGTGCCGATCT GTGTATAATGCTTGTCCTAGGGTCATCTAGGGTTGAAATCGCTGTTCTTTTAAATGAGCTAGCATACTTAAAATATGGCGATGACAAGAATTCTTCTACGAATGCTGAAACCTTTCTGGTGAAGCTACGGAATCTTGGTGTTGCCTTTGCTTTGGTAGAAAGGATTATTAAACTTGTCGCAAAATTTGGTGAAAGTGAAG AATCCAATTCTAATTCGATCATAACTGAAGGCACTTTCTCCAAAATCCTTGGTGGACTTGACGAGACCATAGGTGTGATTCTTGATTATTTGCAGGAAGCGAAG GAACATGGGCATAAAAAAGGAGATGATCTTTTAGCTTCGGTCAGAGTAGTTGGGAG CTATCTTGCAGAAGCACCTGATGCATGCAGAGAGAAAGTCCGGCAGCTTCTTGGTTATATGCTTTCAATTGAAGGGGACGATGAGCCTAG CTCCTCTTATTCCATTTGTTTTCTGCTCCCGATGCTGTGCCAAATAACCATGACGAGTGATGGATGTAAAATGGTTGCCTTTACTGGGGCTTTCAGACCG GTTTTTGGGCACCTTATTTCATTGATTGATTCTAGCAGTTGTAAGATTGAGGATGATGGGACCATATTATTGGCATGCGACACCATTATGAATTTCCTATTAAAG AGAAAGGAACTTCACTGCTCCTTGGATGATCCTAGTTATGTCAAGCTTTTGCTAGCATTGTCCCACTGGACAG AGAACATGAAGGACCCGTCCTCTATAATGATGGCATCTACCATTTGTGCACTAATACTTGATTCAACTTCCGAGGAAGCTCTTCTACAGCATACGAATTTCAACATAGACAATCTGATTAGTCTTTCACTGCTTATGAAGAGAAGCTTGGCTACCACCGATCCGGTAACCTCCATGGTGCTTCGtccttttcttttgtttggttacCCGTGGGACAGTAATCTCCAG GACTTGATGGTTGGAGATAACAACTCAGAGGCTGATCTTCATGAGATAATTGCTTCAT GTTATTCTAGTTGGGCAGATCGGTTTCCTCGCATCAAAGGAGTGGTGGAGAGATGA
- the LOC140834332 gene encoding uncharacterized protein isoform X2 gives MEQQGSISEFESDSSAKPSSSSSSPSLEDILKLLRGQTDSQRMAGLFLVTKFCNTGDQQHTILEIYRALDSNFLLRLLLTGMGKGTAAGRCDEANRDTYLRLSVTVLSAFARVSQIASTEQMLAKFPLFLEILSERSNSSIFEECYEFLLLVSTAHEDGAITLFKSGGMNVLASQMPTLQDGSHAMELAMRLVQLMISKLPGETVYVEHPHELSKMVTTIAKQFSVLHNALKFEALHLLSNILSSNYSVALHGVLQSMVVDNWSTYLRVGVVDVLQNRVAPEEKLQALILAESVISMIGEDWLIGPITLPAEKNSSRADLCIMLVLGSSRVEIAVLLNELAYLKYGDDKNSSTNAETFLVKLRNLGVAFALVERIIKLVAKFGESEESNSNSIITEGTFSKILGGLDETIGVILDYLQEAKEHGHKKGDDLLASVRVVGSYLAEAPDACREKVRQLLGYMLSIEGDDEPSSSYSICFLLPMLCQITMTSDGCKMVAFTGAFRPVFGHLISLIDSSSCKIEDDGTILLACDTIMNFLLKRKELHCSLDDPSYVKLLLALSHWTENMKDPSSIMMASTICALILDSTSEEALLQHTNFNIDNLISLSLLMKRSLATTDPVTSMDLMVGDNNSEADLHEIIASCYSSWADRFPRIKGVVER, from the exons ATGGAACAACAAGGTTCTATCTCCGAGTTTGAATCGGATTCTTCCGCAAAACCCTCTTCATCTTCGTCTTCTCCTTCGTTGGAAGATATCTTGAAGCTTTTGAGGGGTCAAACCGACTCTCAACGCATGGCTGGCCTCTTTTTGGTCACCAAATTCTGCAACACCGGCGACCAGCAGCATACCATCCTCGAAATATACCGCGCTCTGGACTCCAATTTTCTTCTCCGCCTTTTGCTCACAGGTATGGGAAAAGGGACTGCTGCCGGTCGATGTGATGAAGCTAATCGTGACACCTACTTGCGGTTGTCCGTAACCGTTCTCTCTGCCTTTGCTAGGGTTTCCCAGATTGCCTCTACTGAACAAATGCTGGCAAAATTTCCCCTCTTTTTGGAGATTTTATCAGAAAG ATCTAATTCATCTATCTTTGAAGAGTGCTATGAATTTCTATTATTAGTGTCTACTGCTCATGAAGATGGAGCCATAACCTTGTTTAAATCAGGAGGAATGAATGTTCTGGCTTCTCAAATGCCTACTTTACAAGATG GTTCTCATGCTATGGAGCTTGCGATGAGACTTGTGCAGTTGATGATCAGCAAGCTGCCTGGGGAAACAGTTTATGTTGAGCATCCACATGAGCTATCAAAAATG GTAACTACAATCGCAAAGCAATTTTCCGTACTGCACAATGCTTTAAAATTTGAGGCACTTCACCTCCTCTCTAATATTTTGTCATCAAATTATTCG GTTGCTCTTCACGGTGTACTTCAGTCCATGGTGGTAGATAACTGGTCAACTTACTTGCGTGTTGGTGTTGTGGATGTTTTGCAGAATCGAGTTG CTCCTGAAGAGAAGCTTCAGGCTCTTATTCTAGCCGAGAGTGTCATATCCATGATTGGTGAGGATTGGCTGATTGGACCGATTACCTTACCTGCTGAAAAAAACTCTTCTCGTGCCGATCT GTGTATAATGCTTGTCCTAGGGTCATCTAGGGTTGAAATCGCTGTTCTTTTAAATGAGCTAGCATACTTAAAATATGGCGATGACAAGAATTCTTCTACGAATGCTGAAACCTTTCTGGTGAAGCTACGGAATCTTGGTGTTGCCTTTGCTTTGGTAGAAAGGATTATTAAACTTGTCGCAAAATTTGGTGAAAGTGAAG AATCCAATTCTAATTCGATCATAACTGAAGGCACTTTCTCCAAAATCCTTGGTGGACTTGACGAGACCATAGGTGTGATTCTTGATTATTTGCAGGAAGCGAAG GAACATGGGCATAAAAAAGGAGATGATCTTTTAGCTTCGGTCAGAGTAGTTGGGAG CTATCTTGCAGAAGCACCTGATGCATGCAGAGAGAAAGTCCGGCAGCTTCTTGGTTATATGCTTTCAATTGAAGGGGACGATGAGCCTAG CTCCTCTTATTCCATTTGTTTTCTGCTCCCGATGCTGTGCCAAATAACCATGACGAGTGATGGATGTAAAATGGTTGCCTTTACTGGGGCTTTCAGACCG GTTTTTGGGCACCTTATTTCATTGATTGATTCTAGCAGTTGTAAGATTGAGGATGATGGGACCATATTATTGGCATGCGACACCATTATGAATTTCCTATTAAAG AGAAAGGAACTTCACTGCTCCTTGGATGATCCTAGTTATGTCAAGCTTTTGCTAGCATTGTCCCACTGGACAG AGAACATGAAGGACCCGTCCTCTATAATGATGGCATCTACCATTTGTGCACTAATACTTGATTCAACTTCCGAGGAAGCTCTTCTACAGCATACGAATTTCAACATAGACAATCTGATTAGTCTTTCACTGCTTATGAAGAGAAGCTTGGCTACCACCGATCCGGTAACCTCCATG GACTTGATGGTTGGAGATAACAACTCAGAGGCTGATCTTCATGAGATAATTGCTTCAT GTTATTCTAGTTGGGCAGATCGGTTTCCTCGCATCAAAGGAGTGGTGGAGAGATGA
- the LOC140834332 gene encoding uncharacterized protein isoform X3 produces the protein MEQQGSISEFESDSSAKPSSSSSSPSLEDILKLLRGQTDSQRMAGLFLVTKFCNTGDQQHTILEIYRALDSNFLLRLLLTGMGKGTAAGRCDEANRDTYLRLSVTVLSAFARVSQIASTEQMLAKFPLFLEILSERSNSSIFEECYEFLLLVSTAHEDGAITLFKSGGMNVLASQMPTLQDGSHAMELAMRLVQLMISKLPGETVYVEHPHELSKMVTTIAKQFSVLHNALKFEALHLLSNILSSNYSVALHGVLQSMVVDNWSTYLRVGVVDVLQNRVAPEEKLQALILAESVISMIGEDWLIGPITLPAEKNSSRADLCIMLVLGSSRVEIAVLLNELAYLKYGDDKNSSTNAETFLVKLRNLGVAFALVERIIKLVAKFGESEESNSNSIITEGTFSKILGGLDETIGVILDYLQEAKEHGHKKGDDLLASVRVVGSYLAEAPDACREKVRQLLGYMLSIEGDDEPSSSYSICFLLPMLCQITMTSDGCKMVAFTGAFRPVFGHLISLIDSSSCKIEDDGTILLACDTIMNFLLKRKELHCSLDDPSYVKLLLALSHWTENMKDPSSIMMASTICALILDSTSEEALLQHTNFNIDNLISLSLLMKRSLATTDPDLMVGDNNSEADLHEIIASCYSSWADRFPRIKGVVER, from the exons ATGGAACAACAAGGTTCTATCTCCGAGTTTGAATCGGATTCTTCCGCAAAACCCTCTTCATCTTCGTCTTCTCCTTCGTTGGAAGATATCTTGAAGCTTTTGAGGGGTCAAACCGACTCTCAACGCATGGCTGGCCTCTTTTTGGTCACCAAATTCTGCAACACCGGCGACCAGCAGCATACCATCCTCGAAATATACCGCGCTCTGGACTCCAATTTTCTTCTCCGCCTTTTGCTCACAGGTATGGGAAAAGGGACTGCTGCCGGTCGATGTGATGAAGCTAATCGTGACACCTACTTGCGGTTGTCCGTAACCGTTCTCTCTGCCTTTGCTAGGGTTTCCCAGATTGCCTCTACTGAACAAATGCTGGCAAAATTTCCCCTCTTTTTGGAGATTTTATCAGAAAG ATCTAATTCATCTATCTTTGAAGAGTGCTATGAATTTCTATTATTAGTGTCTACTGCTCATGAAGATGGAGCCATAACCTTGTTTAAATCAGGAGGAATGAATGTTCTGGCTTCTCAAATGCCTACTTTACAAGATG GTTCTCATGCTATGGAGCTTGCGATGAGACTTGTGCAGTTGATGATCAGCAAGCTGCCTGGGGAAACAGTTTATGTTGAGCATCCACATGAGCTATCAAAAATG GTAACTACAATCGCAAAGCAATTTTCCGTACTGCACAATGCTTTAAAATTTGAGGCACTTCACCTCCTCTCTAATATTTTGTCATCAAATTATTCG GTTGCTCTTCACGGTGTACTTCAGTCCATGGTGGTAGATAACTGGTCAACTTACTTGCGTGTTGGTGTTGTGGATGTTTTGCAGAATCGAGTTG CTCCTGAAGAGAAGCTTCAGGCTCTTATTCTAGCCGAGAGTGTCATATCCATGATTGGTGAGGATTGGCTGATTGGACCGATTACCTTACCTGCTGAAAAAAACTCTTCTCGTGCCGATCT GTGTATAATGCTTGTCCTAGGGTCATCTAGGGTTGAAATCGCTGTTCTTTTAAATGAGCTAGCATACTTAAAATATGGCGATGACAAGAATTCTTCTACGAATGCTGAAACCTTTCTGGTGAAGCTACGGAATCTTGGTGTTGCCTTTGCTTTGGTAGAAAGGATTATTAAACTTGTCGCAAAATTTGGTGAAAGTGAAG AATCCAATTCTAATTCGATCATAACTGAAGGCACTTTCTCCAAAATCCTTGGTGGACTTGACGAGACCATAGGTGTGATTCTTGATTATTTGCAGGAAGCGAAG GAACATGGGCATAAAAAAGGAGATGATCTTTTAGCTTCGGTCAGAGTAGTTGGGAG CTATCTTGCAGAAGCACCTGATGCATGCAGAGAGAAAGTCCGGCAGCTTCTTGGTTATATGCTTTCAATTGAAGGGGACGATGAGCCTAG CTCCTCTTATTCCATTTGTTTTCTGCTCCCGATGCTGTGCCAAATAACCATGACGAGTGATGGATGTAAAATGGTTGCCTTTACTGGGGCTTTCAGACCG GTTTTTGGGCACCTTATTTCATTGATTGATTCTAGCAGTTGTAAGATTGAGGATGATGGGACCATATTATTGGCATGCGACACCATTATGAATTTCCTATTAAAG AGAAAGGAACTTCACTGCTCCTTGGATGATCCTAGTTATGTCAAGCTTTTGCTAGCATTGTCCCACTGGACAG AGAACATGAAGGACCCGTCCTCTATAATGATGGCATCTACCATTTGTGCACTAATACTTGATTCAACTTCCGAGGAAGCTCTTCTACAGCATACGAATTTCAACATAGACAATCTGATTAGTCTTTCACTGCTTATGAAGAGAAGCTTGGCTACCACCGATCCG GACTTGATGGTTGGAGATAACAACTCAGAGGCTGATCTTCATGAGATAATTGCTTCAT GTTATTCTAGTTGGGCAGATCGGTTTCCTCGCATCAAAGGAGTGGTGGAGAGATGA